In Ruminiclostridium papyrosolvens DSM 2782, the following proteins share a genomic window:
- a CDS encoding AAA family ATPase yields MQHLSARLAWHDNGWNGHLCKEPKKNIYCSGRYSFPGDMIGEYKDVDLEEGNNCKNCNSIDFIPPCCYSINAFGKESVECYATPPEFFRDDTEEKHWELPPASVCTWCYEEMYKDEVKLNGKYYDPKKRSQAMEEYYSQFEKDKSLIFYYTNYDNPFSGEEKKYVLVGVSRLKEILPTLKWENQGDESYEKYGNLVWARVVQSTYPDEGFRIPYENYMDNEEVLSKLVFTPENSRNFKYATRAFGDDDALELIERLIEVVNYLSELDDKTEDWGIRLNWLSSIMAELWGNRGIYPGINSVADYLGGSRLIPLIKKELDKGTSEETIYKEVNKLFEGDATSIFVAKLDSDYIKKLQKQWKYKEDIEQELLANVFPRFALTSQQISKILDEERSKNGIYSSLEDIAENPYIICEEYIGDEPDDTISFSKIDHGIFPSPDFGVEALMDTDDARRLRALLVDALKKTAQHSFVNAKVLLGTINRKLEYMPDWKKAKFTQKYIEVEEDVLDKQLELKRKDKEIYIYLKEIYKLEDVIGSAVKELAARPNLKLKYPVAEKDWENYIYKKDSIIEKRDPAKYRKIVDDRIEMCKRIFQKPICVITGEAGTGKTTIVNAIINAVEKSTGEGTTFQLLAPTGKAAERLRLATGKNAATIHSFLVQRGWMNDNFTFKREGGVADETKKTIIIDECSMLDTVILGTLFKSINFNCVQRIIFVGDHNQLPPIGTGKPFAEIIDYLKKYYPDYIGILTPNIRLIEEGGISLELAQIFTENGNENEEGILQKLQYGGEIDKDLKVIFWKNESELKEKVVSEIISKVRKDGEETEETVRYTFDRLFENQKSKFDRNPDNFQIISPYRNEEYGTESVNQLMQQTFNNYNYEKHGKLGGVTYFDKIIQYINRPKSYPYYAYNFSSRQVERLEVYNGEIGFMVPHAADKLWSKPFFRLSKFQAKFKGKETFGIEFNSDNMVTENVELAYAISVHKAQGSDFDNVYFILPKKKSRLLSKELFYTGITRAKKHTTLFIEDDIGALLSLRRKEASEVSKINSSIMEFNPIPEELLNINEWYEEGKIHRTLADFMVRSKSEVIISNMLFEENIPFWYEKPLYADDGTMYLPDFTIEYNGQTWYWEHLGFKGNKGYDQHWNKKEKWYKNNGFFDNLIVSDEQTGADTVSWKQTLYKKLGKA; encoded by the coding sequence ATGCAGCATCTTTCCGCCAGGTTAGCCTGGCATGATAACGGTTGGAATGGTCATTTGTGTAAGGAGCCAAAAAAGAATATATATTGTTCAGGAAGGTACTCTTTTCCTGGAGATATGATTGGAGAATATAAAGATGTGGATTTGGAGGAGGGAAATAATTGTAAAAACTGCAACAGTATAGATTTTATTCCTCCCTGCTGCTACAGCATTAATGCTTTTGGAAAAGAAAGCGTAGAGTGTTATGCAACTCCGCCTGAATTTTTTAGGGACGACACTGAAGAAAAACATTGGGAGCTGCCGCCTGCATCAGTATGTACCTGGTGCTATGAGGAGATGTATAAAGATGAGGTAAAGCTAAATGGGAAGTATTATGATCCTAAAAAGAGAAGTCAGGCTATGGAAGAATACTATTCCCAGTTTGAAAAAGATAAATCCTTAATATTCTACTATACAAACTATGATAATCCTTTTAGCGGGGAAGAGAAAAAGTATGTTCTTGTTGGCGTTTCAAGGCTCAAAGAAATCCTCCCCACTCTGAAGTGGGAAAACCAGGGCGATGAATCCTACGAAAAGTATGGAAACCTTGTTTGGGCAAGGGTTGTTCAGTCCACATATCCAGATGAAGGTTTTAGGATACCCTATGAAAATTACATGGACAACGAGGAAGTCCTTTCCAAGCTGGTATTCACACCAGAGAACTCAAGAAATTTCAAGTATGCTACAAGAGCCTTCGGAGACGATGATGCTTTAGAGCTTATTGAAAGGCTGATAGAGGTTGTAAACTACTTGAGCGAGCTTGATGACAAAACAGAGGATTGGGGCATTCGACTAAACTGGCTGTCTTCAATCATGGCAGAACTATGGGGAAATAGAGGGATTTACCCAGGAATAAACAGTGTAGCAGATTATTTGGGTGGAAGCAGGCTTATCCCACTAATTAAGAAAGAACTGGACAAGGGAACTTCGGAAGAAACCATATATAAAGAAGTTAATAAACTCTTTGAAGGGGACGCTACCTCTATTTTTGTCGCCAAACTTGATAGTGACTACATAAAAAAGCTGCAAAAACAATGGAAGTATAAAGAGGATATTGAGCAAGAGCTTTTAGCCAATGTATTTCCAAGGTTTGCTTTAACTTCCCAGCAGATTTCAAAAATATTAGATGAGGAGCGTAGCAAGAACGGGATATACTCAAGTCTCGAAGACATAGCGGAAAATCCGTATATAATTTGTGAAGAATATATTGGGGATGAACCAGATGATACAATATCATTTTCCAAGATAGATCACGGTATATTCCCAAGCCCAGACTTTGGGGTGGAAGCATTGATGGACACTGATGATGCAAGGCGATTAAGGGCATTGCTCGTAGACGCTTTGAAAAAGACGGCACAGCATTCATTTGTTAATGCTAAAGTGCTATTAGGTACAATTAACAGGAAACTCGAATATATGCCTGACTGGAAAAAGGCCAAATTCACTCAAAAATACATAGAGGTTGAAGAAGATGTTCTGGATAAGCAACTTGAACTTAAACGGAAAGATAAAGAAATCTACATTTATTTGAAGGAAATATATAAGCTGGAAGACGTTATCGGGTCTGCAGTCAAAGAACTTGCTGCAAGGCCAAATTTAAAACTTAAATATCCTGTTGCAGAGAAAGACTGGGAGAATTATATATATAAAAAGGACAGTATCATTGAAAAGCGTGATCCCGCAAAATATCGGAAGATTGTTGATGATCGGATAGAAATGTGCAAAAGGATATTTCAGAAACCGATATGTGTCATCACGGGAGAGGCTGGTACAGGAAAAACTACTATTGTTAATGCCATAATTAATGCGGTTGAGAAATCAACAGGGGAGGGAACCACATTTCAACTACTTGCTCCTACGGGAAAGGCTGCAGAGCGGTTAAGGCTTGCCACAGGGAAAAATGCTGCTACCATTCACTCATTCCTCGTGCAAAGGGGTTGGATGAATGACAACTTTACCTTTAAAAGAGAAGGTGGAGTGGCGGACGAGACCAAAAAGACAATTATCATTGATGAATGTTCGATGTTGGATACTGTTATACTGGGAACCCTTTTCAAAAGCATTAACTTCAACTGTGTCCAGAGGATCATTTTTGTAGGGGATCATAACCAATTGCCACCAATAGGCACGGGAAAGCCTTTTGCAGAGATAATTGACTATCTTAAGAAATACTATCCCGATTATATAGGTATTCTGACACCAAATATTAGACTTATTGAAGAAGGCGGAATATCTCTGGAGCTTGCACAGATATTTACTGAAAACGGAAATGAAAATGAAGAAGGAATACTTCAGAAGCTGCAGTATGGTGGGGAAATTGATAAGGATTTAAAGGTTATATTCTGGAAGAATGAAAGTGAGCTTAAAGAGAAAGTTGTAAGCGAAATTATAAGCAAAGTAAGAAAGGATGGGGAGGAAACAGAGGAGACAGTCAGGTACACCTTTGACAGGCTTTTCGAGAACCAAAAGAGTAAATTCGACCGTAATCCTGACAACTTCCAAATAATTTCACCATATAGGAACGAAGAGTATGGCACGGAATCCGTAAACCAACTTATGCAGCAAACCTTTAACAACTATAATTATGAGAAACATGGGAAACTTGGTGGAGTCACTTACTTCGATAAAATTATTCAGTATATCAACAGACCCAAATCCTACCCATATTATGCCTATAATTTCAGCAGCAGGCAAGTGGAAAGGTTGGAAGTCTATAATGGAGAAATTGGCTTTATGGTTCCTCATGCGGCGGATAAACTGTGGAGTAAGCCATTTTTCAGATTGTCCAAGTTCCAGGCAAAGTTTAAGGGAAAAGAGACCTTTGGCATTGAGTTCAATTCCGATAATATGGTGACGGAGAATGTTGAGCTGGCGTATGCTATATCCGTCCATAAAGCTCAAGGCTCGGATTTTGATAATGTTTACTTTATACTGCCCAAGAAGAAATCCAGATTGCTCTCAAAAGAACTTTTTTATACGGGCATTACAAGGGCGAAAAAGCATACTACTCTATTTATAGAGGATGATATTGGAGCTTTGTTGAGCTTGAGGCGTAAAGAAGCATCAGAAGTATCAAAAATAAATTCTTCTATTATGGAATTTAACCCAATCCCCGAAGAGCTTCTCAATATAAACGAGTGGTATGAGGAAGGGAAAATTCATAGAACTCTGGCCGATTTCATGGTACGGTCGAAATCGGAGGTAATAATTTCCAATATGCTTTTTGAAGAAAACATACCATTTTGGTATGAGAAACCCTTGTATGCTGATGACGGAACTATGTATTTGCCTGACTTTACTATTGAATACAACGGACAGACCTGGTACTGGGAGCATCTTGGTTTTAAAGGTAATAAAGGTTACGACCAGCATTGGAACAAGAAGGAAAAATGGTATAAGAATAATGGCTTCTTCGACAACCTGATCGTTTCTGATGAGCAAACTGGGGCAGATACAGTTAGTTGGAAACAAACCCTTTACAAGAAACTCGGGAAAGCGTGA
- a CDS encoding GIY-YIG nuclease family protein, which yields MTLNIGGHKFQFVCNILPETDSRGVISELFPQDLYEKKDSVKLHKYGNGPFCKFKIPDCWLGRQGVYAILIDDNMVYIGECEDLLVRYNSGYGNISPRNCYIGGQSTNCKINSNILQEIKNGKVIKLFFYETSEMFAVEDDIISRLHPAWNSKSGNKRKHTELPKSSAKTKSVERNRSNNSPQYSLLTQYLLNLSGNEYKLTYDQLEQIVEGELPNSAYKHRAWWGNGGHSHANYWLDAGWQVGTVNLGKYVVFVKAGC from the coding sequence ATGACGTTAAACATTGGTGGTCATAAATTCCAGTTTGTTTGCAACATATTACCAGAAACTGATAGTAGAGGGGTTATTAGCGAACTATTTCCTCAAGATTTATATGAAAAAAAGGATAGTGTTAAATTGCATAAATACGGCAATGGACCATTTTGTAAGTTTAAAATTCCTGATTGTTGGTTGGGAAGGCAAGGCGTTTATGCGATCCTTATAGATGATAATATGGTATATATTGGAGAATGTGAGGACTTACTTGTCAGGTACAATTCTGGTTACGGTAATATTTCTCCCCGAAATTGTTATATAGGCGGGCAGTCGACGAACTGTAAGATAAACTCTAACATTCTACAGGAAATCAAGAACGGCAAAGTTATTAAGCTATTTTTCTACGAGACTTCTGAAATGTTTGCTGTGGAAGACGACATTATTTCCAGACTTCACCCCGCTTGGAACTCCAAGTCTGGAAATAAGCGTAAGCACACAGAATTGCCAAAGTCATCTGCAAAAACAAAATCAGTGGAGCGGAACAGAAGTAATAACTCACCCCAATATAGCCTGCTTACGCAATATTTATTGAACTTGAGCGGTAATGAATATAAACTGACATATGATCAGTTGGAGCAAATTGTTGAGGGAGAATTACCCAATTCGGCATATAAACATAGAGCTTGGTGGGGAAATGGCGGACATTCTCACGCTAACTATTGGCTGGATGCAGGTTGGCAAGTCGGAACTGTTAATCTTGGGAAGTATGTTGTGTTTGTTAAAGCTGGATGTTAG